In Pseudomonas sp. R76, one genomic interval encodes:
- a CDS encoding DUF1302 domain-containing protein, with protein MTKTTMRAIFTPQALAAAVALGCCAQAQAVSFNIGEIEGQFDSSLSVGASWGMRDADKKLVGVPNGGTGQASTGDDGRLNFKKGETFSKIFKGIHDLELKYGDSGVFVRGKYWYDFELQDEDREFKQISNHHRDEGARSSGYELLDAFVYHNYSIGDLPGNVRVGKQVVSWGESTFIGNSINSINPIDVSAFRRPGAEIKEGLIPVNMLFASQSLTNQLSVEGFYQLNWENTVVDNCGTFFGNDVVAHGCNSNYTVGSPAIAPLQPVAAAFGQGFQVTREGVVVQRAKDREARDGGQFGAALRWLGDDTEYGLYFMNYHSRTPTVGTLTANTNLATIGRIAATANAIAPGSGSGLAQSTMLGRGQYYLDYPEDIRLYGASFSTTLPTGTAWTGEISYRPNAPVQLNTTDLTLALVNPIAGQTASPIRSSFGSDNAGYRRKEITQIQSTMTQFFDQVLGAERLTLVGEAAFVHVGGLEAKTKLRYGRDSVYGAYGFQGDTDGFVTANSWGYRARAILDYNNVFAGVNLKPNLSWSHDVSGYGPNGIFNEGAKAISVGVDADYRNTYTASLSYTDFFGGDYNTLTDRDFIALSFGVNF; from the coding sequence ATGACAAAAACAACAATGCGCGCCATCTTCACGCCACAGGCGCTGGCTGCGGCGGTTGCACTGGGCTGCTGCGCCCAGGCACAGGCTGTTTCGTTCAACATTGGCGAGATCGAAGGGCAATTCGATTCCTCGCTGTCGGTGGGCGCCAGTTGGGGCATGCGCGATGCCGACAAGAAGCTGGTGGGCGTGCCCAATGGCGGCACGGGGCAGGCGTCTACCGGTGATGACGGGCGGCTGAATTTCAAGAAGGGCGAGACCTTCTCCAAGATCTTCAAGGGCATCCACGACCTGGAGCTCAAATACGGCGACAGCGGCGTATTCGTGCGCGGCAAATACTGGTACGACTTCGAACTGCAGGACGAAGACCGCGAGTTCAAACAGATCAGCAACCACCATCGCGACGAAGGCGCGCGCTCTTCCGGTTATGAGCTGCTCGACGCTTTCGTCTATCACAACTATTCGATTGGCGACCTGCCCGGCAACGTGCGCGTCGGCAAGCAAGTGGTGAGTTGGGGCGAGAGTACGTTCATCGGCAACTCGATCAACAGCATCAACCCCATCGACGTGTCGGCCTTCCGCCGTCCAGGTGCGGAGATCAAGGAAGGCCTGATTCCGGTGAACATGCTGTTTGCCTCCCAGAGCCTCACCAATCAGCTTTCGGTTGAAGGTTTCTACCAACTGAACTGGGAAAACACCGTGGTGGATAACTGCGGCACCTTCTTTGGTAACGACGTGGTCGCCCACGGCTGCAACAGCAACTACACCGTCGGCAGCCCGGCGATTGCGCCGTTGCAACCGGTGGCCGCAGCGTTCGGCCAGGGCTTTCAAGTCACGCGCGAAGGCGTGGTGGTGCAGCGCGCCAAGGACCGCGAAGCCCGCGATGGCGGCCAGTTCGGCGCGGCCTTGCGCTGGCTCGGCGATGACACCGAGTACGGCCTGTACTTCATGAACTACCACAGCCGCACGCCGACCGTGGGCACGCTGACCGCCAACACCAACCTGGCGACCATCGGCCGAATTGCGGCCACCGCCAATGCCATCGCACCCGGCAGCGGCTCGGGCCTGGCCCAGAGCACCATGCTCGGGCGTGGCCAGTATTACCTCGATTACCCGGAAGACATTCGCCTGTACGGCGCCAGTTTTTCCACCACTTTGCCCACCGGCACCGCCTGGACCGGCGAAATCAGCTATCGCCCGAACGCGCCGGTGCAACTCAACACCACCGACCTGACCCTGGCGCTGGTCAACCCGATCGCCGGCCAAACCGCCTCGCCGATCCGCAGCTCGTTCGGCTCGGATAACGCCGGTTATCGCCGCAAGGAAATCACCCAGATCCAGAGCACCATGACCCAGTTCTTCGACCAGGTGCTGGGCGCCGAACGCCTGACCTTGGTGGGCGAGGCGGCGTTCGTGCACGTCGGCGGGCTGGAGGCCAAAACCAAACTGCGCTACGGCCGTGACTCGGTGTACGGCGCCTATGGTTTCCAAGGCGATACCGATGGCTTTGTCACCGCCAACTCCTGGGGTTATCGCGCCCGCGCCATCCTCGACTACAACAACGTGTTTGCCGGGGTGAACCTCAAGCCCAACTTGTCCTGGTCCCATGACGTCAGCGGTTACGGGCCCAACGGGATTTTCAACGAAGGCGCCAAGGCGATCAGCGTCGGCGTGGATGCGGACTACCGCAACACCTACACCGCCAGCCTTAGCTACACCGACTTTTTCGGCGGCGACTACAACACCCTCACCGACCGCGACTTTATCGCCCTCAGCTTCGGCGTGAACTTCTGA
- a CDS encoding SDR family oxidoreductase → MSESVQFQDKVVIVTGAGGGLGRAHALLFARHGAKVLVNDLGGSTQGEGANASAADRVVAEIREAGGIAEANHDSVTDGDKIVQHALDVFGRIDVVVNNAGILRDKTFHKMDDSDWDLVYRVHVEGAYKVTRAAWPHLREQGYGRVIFTASTSGIYGNFGQSNYGMAKLGLYGLTRTLALEGRKNNILVNAIAPTGGTRMTEGLIPPQVFERLKPELVSPLVVYLGSEACQETAGLFEVGGGWIGKTRWERSLGVGFDPEAGFSPDDVAAHWAQICDFEGAAHPKDNIEALKEMMANLQKFSL, encoded by the coding sequence ATGAGTGAGTCAGTGCAGTTCCAGGATAAGGTCGTGATCGTCACCGGTGCCGGCGGTGGGTTGGGTCGGGCGCATGCGCTGCTGTTCGCCAGGCACGGTGCCAAAGTGCTGGTCAATGACCTCGGCGGTTCTACCCAGGGCGAAGGCGCCAATGCCTCGGCTGCCGACCGCGTGGTCGCCGAGATCCGCGAGGCGGGCGGGATTGCCGAAGCCAACCATGACTCTGTCACCGACGGTGACAAAATCGTGCAGCACGCGCTCGACGTGTTTGGTCGCATCGATGTGGTGGTGAACAACGCCGGCATTCTGCGCGACAAGACCTTCCACAAAATGGACGACAGCGACTGGGACCTGGTTTACCGGGTGCATGTCGAAGGCGCCTACAAAGTCACCCGCGCCGCCTGGCCGCATTTGCGCGAGCAGGGTTATGGCCGGGTGATCTTTACCGCGTCCACCTCGGGCATCTACGGCAACTTCGGCCAATCCAACTACGGCATGGCCAAGCTGGGTTTGTATGGCTTGACCCGCACCCTGGCACTGGAAGGGCGCAAGAACAACATCCTGGTCAACGCCATCGCCCCCACCGGCGGCACGCGTATGACCGAAGGCCTGATTCCGCCGCAAGTGTTCGAGCGCCTCAAGCCGGAGCTGGTCAGCCCGTTGGTGGTGTACCTGGGCAGCGAGGCTTGTCAGGAAACGGCGGGGTTATTTGAAGTGGGCGGCGGTTGGATCGGCAAGACCCGTTGGGAGCGCAGCCTGGGTGTGGGGTTTGACCCCGAAGCCGGGTTCTCACCGGATGATGTGGCGGCGCACTGGGCGCAGATTTGCGACTTTGAAGGCGCGGCTCACCCCAAGGACAATATCGAGGCATTGAAGGAGATGATGGCCAACTTGCAGAAGTTCAGCCTCTGA
- a CDS encoding LysR family transcriptional regulator — protein MEFKQLRSFVEVIHRGGFTQAGKTLHISQSAVSKQVAQLEQSLGTPLLERTGSHIRLTAAGEVVLQRAEAMLRLQTELLSELDDMQQLARGELRLGLPLLAGDTLFAGLFAEYRKRYPKVTIQLLEGGSRTIEQAILSGELDVGGTLMPSDPAFAWQPFCDEPLDALLPMDHPLAENAHVRLEELADTPFLMYQRSFVLNDRLMQACQQLGFTPKEIGRSGQADFLVALVAAGQGVVLLPSVVARGLVRPGVVRLTLKAPDYLRWDIAFIWREGAYLSKAAQAWLALLREFPVNRAVQ, from the coding sequence ATGGAATTCAAACAGCTGCGCAGTTTTGTCGAAGTGATTCACCGCGGCGGCTTTACCCAGGCCGGTAAAACCTTGCACATCAGCCAATCGGCCGTCAGCAAGCAGGTGGCGCAGCTGGAGCAAAGCCTGGGCACACCGCTGCTGGAACGCACGGGCTCGCACATTCGCCTGACGGCCGCTGGCGAGGTGGTCTTGCAGCGCGCCGAGGCCATGTTGCGCCTGCAGACCGAGTTGCTCAGCGAGCTGGATGATATGCAGCAACTGGCCCGCGGCGAACTGCGCCTGGGTCTGCCGCTGTTGGCAGGCGATACATTGTTTGCCGGGCTGTTTGCCGAATACCGCAAGCGTTATCCCAAGGTCACCATTCAACTGCTCGAAGGCGGCAGCCGGACGATCGAGCAGGCGATTCTCAGTGGAGAGTTGGACGTGGGCGGCACCTTGATGCCCAGTGATCCGGCCTTCGCCTGGCAACCGTTTTGCGATGAGCCACTGGACGCCTTGCTGCCGATGGATCATCCATTGGCCGAAAACGCCCATGTGCGCCTGGAGGAATTGGCGGACACACCGTTCCTGATGTACCAGCGCAGTTTTGTCCTCAACGACCGTTTGATGCAGGCCTGTCAGCAATTGGGCTTTACGCCGAAGGAAATTGGCCGCAGCGGCCAGGCGGATTTTCTGGTCGCCCTGGTCGCCGCCGGCCAAGGCGTGGTGCTTTTGCCCAGCGTGGTCGCCCGTGGGCTGGTGCGACCGGGCGTGGTACGCCTCACACTCAAGGCGCCCGACTACCTGCGCTGGGACATTGCCTTTATCTGGCGTGAAGGCGCCTATCTGTCCAAGGCCGCCCAGGCCTGGCTGGCGTTGCTGCGTGAGTTTCCGGTCAACCGCGCAGTGCAGTGA
- a CDS encoding flavodoxin produces the protein MKVAILSGSVYGTAEEVARHAAGLLNAAGFEAWHNPRATLADVQAFAPEAFLAVTSTTGMGELPDNLQPLYSTIRDQLPAAWRGLPGAVIGLGDASYGDTFCGGGEQMRELFAELGVHEVLPMLRLDASESVTPEADAEPWLAELVTALRG, from the coding sequence ATGAAAGTCGCCATCCTTTCCGGCTCGGTCTACGGCACGGCTGAAGAAGTTGCCCGTCACGCCGCCGGCCTCCTCAATGCGGCCGGTTTTGAAGCCTGGCACAACCCTCGCGCGACCCTGGCCGACGTGCAGGCCTTCGCCCCCGAGGCCTTTCTGGCGGTGACCTCCACCACCGGCATGGGCGAACTTCCCGACAACCTGCAACCCCTGTACTCGACCATCCGCGACCAATTGCCCGCCGCCTGGCGCGGCCTGCCCGGTGCCGTGATCGGCCTGGGCGACGCCAGCTACGGCGACACTTTCTGTGGCGGTGGCGAGCAAATGCGCGAGCTGTTCGCCGAATTGGGCGTACACGAAGTGCTGCCGATGCTGCGCCTGGACGCCAGCGAAAGCGTCACCCCGGAAGCCGACGCCGAGCCGTGGCTGGCCGAGCTGGTCACTGCACTGCGCGGTTGA
- a CDS encoding CidA/LrgA family protein: MKRFTFKHLGRLLTELVVLLAIYLLGTQLSVWFGWPIPGGVVGLGLLLATFASGLVKPATLQLGAGVLMAEMLLFFIPALMSLLDYGGLVRNDGWRILLVIGFSTLSVMLVTAFTVEMVCRWSMRREA, encoded by the coding sequence ATGAAACGTTTCACCTTCAAACACCTTGGCCGTCTGCTGACGGAGTTGGTCGTACTGCTGGCTATCTACCTGCTCGGCACTCAACTGTCGGTGTGGTTTGGGTGGCCGATTCCCGGCGGCGTGGTCGGCCTGGGCCTGTTGCTGGCGACCTTCGCCAGTGGCCTGGTCAAGCCGGCGACCCTGCAATTGGGCGCCGGTGTATTGATGGCAGAAATGCTGCTGTTCTTTATCCCGGCGCTGATGAGCCTGCTCGATTACGGCGGCCTGGTGCGCAATGACGGCTGGCGCATCCTGCTGGTGATCGGCTTCAGCACGCTGTCGGTGATGCTGGTGACGGCGTTCACCGTCGAGATGGTCTGCCGCTGGAGCATGCGCCGTGAAGCTTGA
- a CDS encoding class II aldolase/adducin family protein yields the protein MSLAPVLSPQNVKDQVSAAEWQTRVDLAACYRLVALHGWDDLIFTHISAKVPGTDDFLINPYGLMFHEITASSLVKIDQAGNKLMDSPYEINPAGYTIHSAIHEVRHDVACVIHTHTPSGVAVSAQKQGVLPISQQSLFVLASLAYHAYEGVALNPEEKARLQADLGDNNFLMLHNHGLLTCGGTIADTFLMMFTFQRACDIQVLAQNGAAELINIEPQILAGAKAMVAAVTKSAQGMGGALAWPALLRKLDLQDPGYKS from the coding sequence GTGAGCCTAGCCCCCGTTCTATCGCCACAGAATGTCAAAGACCAGGTCAGCGCTGCCGAATGGCAAACCCGTGTCGACCTGGCGGCCTGCTATCGCCTGGTGGCACTGCATGGCTGGGATGACCTGATCTTCACGCATATTTCCGCCAAGGTGCCGGGCACCGATGACTTTCTGATCAACCCCTACGGGCTGATGTTCCACGAAATCACTGCCTCAAGCCTGGTCAAGATTGATCAGGCCGGCAACAAGCTGATGGACAGCCCCTACGAGATCAACCCGGCGGGCTACACGATTCACAGTGCCATCCATGAAGTGCGCCACGATGTGGCGTGCGTGATACACACCCACACACCTTCGGGTGTGGCCGTCTCCGCCCAGAAGCAGGGCGTGCTGCCGATCAGCCAGCAATCGTTGTTCGTGCTTGCCAGCCTGGCCTATCACGCCTACGAAGGCGTGGCGCTGAACCCTGAAGAAAAAGCGCGCCTGCAGGCAGACCTGGGCGACAACAATTTCCTGATGCTGCACAACCATGGCCTGCTGACCTGCGGCGGCACCATCGCCGACACGTTCCTCATGATGTTCACCTTCCAGCGCGCCTGCGATATCCAGGTGCTGGCGCAAAACGGCGCGGCCGAATTGATTAACATCGAGCCGCAGATTCTTGCGGGCGCCAAGGCCATGGTGGCGGCTGTCACAAAGAGTGCTCAAGGTATGGGGGGCGCGCTGGCCTGGCCGGCGCTGCTGCGTAAATTGGACCTGCAAGATCCCGGGTATAAAAGCTGA
- a CDS encoding LuxR C-terminal-related transcriptional regulator gives MTAMTRCLDRPGFMPRLSAHHLLRPRLAEPLLAAQVRVKLLCAPGGSGKSALLAECALQAPVGCQVYWLALNGVVLSADAFCARLAQNLGLAFIDEATLLLELSRWQTTAWIFLDDFCRLPAPELDALLDRLLTAASPTLTWWLGTRRRPLCNWPRLLLDDELLACSELMFSPAEIQQLLGPAQSVDSVMQFSGGWCAGVRIALLGDGHPDKTLLDYLQHELFSTLPAELAEAWRVLAHLPRFNPSLCEHLFGAGDGDQYLRDLQALGAFIQPWEDTTDWLQVFPPLAQLIRDEPWPAKRGWHRRACQWFTTQEDWQAAFEQALLAEAYEVAVSLLQHFSFEDLFRQQNAVLLLRLHEQHGDELMLGSAQLVGLVTAALLFAGRFDQAAVCIDQLARFAPQPTAAQQRYLLARWQAQWGWLLHLSGDAERSREHFLEALQALPDSAWTSRLMCLSGLTQQALLRGELDVGQALNREALCLARAHGSLVLEALLELDHAQLLEQRGAPYRAQSLLENVQAMLVRQRLKAGPLAGRIALRRGHLALRQGQDSLAAECFEAGLTMCLHSQDKRVLYGFLGLALLAANRGDYAQAFIQLREAERLMQQRHVPDTVYRAVLLLVSGHFWLQQGRAELTLEAVRRVLRHFRGPCAKQAPPATLELIPRLEYLLVLAEVKLGCAEQPIERLKALLDTTRQRGMLCLETELQLVLGEVAWQLGDPALARSALQAGLELAGRCQVQQAIRELRLRSPGLLSELGLEAQMSSTGVVENPLSQRELEVLQLIALGNSNLEIADRLFISLHTVKTHARRIHSKLGVERRTQAVAKAKMLGLMG, from the coding sequence ATGACCGCCATGACACGCTGCCTGGACCGTCCTGGATTCATGCCACGGCTGTCCGCCCACCACCTGTTGCGCCCACGCTTGGCCGAGCCTTTGCTCGCGGCGCAGGTCAGGGTGAAGTTGCTCTGCGCGCCGGGCGGCAGCGGCAAGAGCGCGTTGCTCGCCGAGTGTGCGTTGCAGGCGCCGGTGGGGTGCCAAGTGTATTGGCTGGCGCTCAATGGCGTCGTACTCAGCGCCGATGCGTTCTGCGCCCGGCTGGCGCAAAACCTTGGCCTGGCGTTTATCGACGAAGCCACCTTGCTGCTCGAACTCAGTCGCTGGCAAACCACGGCGTGGATATTCCTTGATGATTTCTGTCGCTTGCCCGCCCCCGAACTGGACGCCTTGCTCGACCGCTTGCTCACCGCCGCCAGCCCGACGCTGACCTGGTGGCTGGGCACGCGGCGGCGCCCGCTGTGCAACTGGCCGCGCCTGCTGCTCGACGATGAGTTATTGGCGTGCAGTGAGTTGATGTTCAGCCCTGCGGAAATCCAGCAGTTGCTCGGCCCCGCGCAAAGTGTCGACAGCGTGATGCAATTCAGCGGCGGCTGGTGCGCGGGCGTGCGCATCGCTTTGCTGGGCGACGGTCACCCGGACAAGACCCTGCTCGACTACCTGCAACACGAACTCTTCAGTACCTTGCCCGCCGAACTGGCCGAGGCCTGGCGCGTATTGGCGCATTTGCCGCGGTTCAATCCGAGCCTGTGTGAGCACCTGTTCGGTGCGGGCGACGGCGATCAGTACCTGCGCGATTTGCAAGCGCTCGGTGCGTTTATCCAGCCGTGGGAAGACACCACCGATTGGCTGCAGGTGTTCCCGCCCCTGGCGCAGTTAATCCGCGATGAGCCTTGGCCGGCCAAGCGCGGCTGGCACCGGCGCGCCTGCCAATGGTTCACCACACAAGAGGACTGGCAGGCCGCCTTCGAACAGGCGCTGCTGGCCGAAGCCTATGAAGTGGCGGTGAGCCTGCTGCAACACTTCAGTTTCGAAGACCTGTTCCGCCAGCAGAACGCGGTGCTGCTGTTGCGTCTGCATGAGCAGCATGGCGATGAGTTGATGCTCGGCTCGGCGCAACTGGTCGGCTTGGTCACGGCGGCATTGCTGTTTGCCGGGCGCTTCGACCAGGCGGCCGTGTGTATCGACCAACTGGCCCGGTTCGCGCCGCAACCGACGGCGGCGCAACAGCGTTATCTGCTGGCGCGCTGGCAGGCGCAATGGGGCTGGCTGTTGCATTTGAGCGGCGATGCCGAGCGTTCCCGCGAGCATTTCCTGGAGGCGCTGCAAGCCTTGCCCGACAGCGCCTGGACCTCGCGCCTGATGTGCCTGTCGGGCCTGACTCAGCAAGCCTTGCTGCGCGGTGAACTGGACGTGGGCCAAGCCTTGAACCGCGAAGCCCTGTGCCTGGCCCGCGCCCATGGCTCGTTAGTGCTTGAGGCGTTGCTGGAGCTGGATCACGCGCAATTGCTGGAGCAACGCGGCGCGCCGTATCGGGCGCAAAGCCTGCTGGAAAATGTGCAGGCGATGCTGGTTCGCCAGCGACTCAAGGCCGGGCCTTTGGCGGGGCGGATCGCGTTGCGGCGTGGGCACCTGGCGTTGCGCCAGGGGCAGGACAGCCTGGCCGCCGAGTGCTTCGAGGCCGGTTTGACGATGTGCCTGCACAGCCAGGACAAGCGCGTGTTGTATGGGTTTCTCGGCCTGGCGCTACTGGCGGCGAATCGTGGCGATTACGCCCAGGCCTTTATTCAACTGCGCGAGGCCGAGCGCTTGATGCAGCAACGCCACGTGCCGGACACGGTGTATCGCGCGGTGCTGCTGTTGGTCAGTGGGCACTTCTGGTTGCAGCAGGGCCGCGCCGAATTGACCCTGGAAGCGGTGCGTCGGGTGCTGCGTCACTTTCGCGGGCCTTGTGCCAAGCAAGCACCGCCGGCCACATTGGAACTCATCCCGCGCCTGGAGTATTTGCTGGTGCTGGCCGAGGTGAAGCTGGGCTGTGCCGAGCAACCTATTGAGCGGCTGAAGGCCTTGTTGGATACCACCCGGCAACGCGGCATGCTCTGCCTGGAAACTGAATTGCAGTTGGTGCTGGGCGAGGTCGCCTGGCAACTGGGGGATCCGGCGTTGGCTCGCAGCGCGCTGCAAGCTGGTTTGGAGCTGGCGGGGCGTTGCCAGGTGCAGCAGGCGATTCGTGAGCTGCGTTTGCGCTCGCCGGGGTTGTTGAGTGAGTTGGGCCTGGAGGCGCAGATGTCG
- a CDS encoding alpha/beta fold hydrolase, with amino-acid sequence MPLAEIPLRAWRKRSQEFIFRGRKIRYWVAGQGEPLLLIHGFPTASWDWHYLWQPLAQRNLVIACDMLGFGESAKPVDHDYCLLEQADLQQALLDYLRVEQPVHVLAHDYGDSVAQELLARHYEGRFQMASCVFLNGGLFPETHRPALVQKLLLSPLGWMIGRAFGRNALSNSFSQIFGPTTRPSESALDDFWSLINCNDGTRILHKLIAYIPQRRRLRERWVDAMQRGEVPLCVIDGEVDPISGAHMVERYHQLVPHADTVLLANIGHYPQIEAPVLVLKHYLAFRERIGQPATRVAYS; translated from the coding sequence ATGCCACTCGCCGAAATCCCGCTCAGAGCCTGGCGCAAACGTAGCCAGGAATTCATCTTCCGTGGCCGTAAGATCCGTTACTGGGTGGCCGGGCAGGGCGAACCGCTGCTGTTGATTCATGGTTTCCCCACCGCCAGCTGGGACTGGCACTACCTGTGGCAGCCGCTGGCCCAGCGCAACCTGGTGATCGCGTGCGACATGCTGGGGTTCGGCGAATCGGCCAAGCCGGTGGACCACGATTATTGCCTGCTGGAACAAGCCGATCTGCAACAGGCGTTGCTCGACTACCTGCGCGTGGAGCAGCCGGTGCACGTGTTGGCCCACGACTACGGCGACAGCGTCGCCCAGGAACTGCTCGCCCGCCATTACGAAGGCCGGTTTCAGATGGCCAGCTGCGTGTTCCTCAATGGCGGGCTATTTCCGGAAACCCATCGCCCGGCGCTGGTGCAGAAGCTACTGCTCAGCCCGCTCGGCTGGATGATCGGCCGCGCGTTTGGGCGCAATGCCTTGTCGAACAGTTTCAGCCAGATTTTCGGCCCGACTACGCGGCCCAGTGAAAGCGCGCTGGATGATTTCTGGAGCCTGATCAATTGCAATGACGGTACGCGCATCCTGCACAAACTGATCGCCTACATTCCCCAGCGCCGTCGATTGCGGGAGCGCTGGGTGGATGCGATGCAGCGTGGCGAAGTGCCGTTGTGTGTGATCGATGGCGAAGTCGACCCGATCTCCGGCGCGCACATGGTGGAGCGTTATCACCAATTGGTGCCGCACGCTGACACGGTGTTGCTGGCCAATATCGGCCATTACCCGCAGATTGAAGCGCCGGTGCTGGTGCTCAAGCATTACCTGGCGTTTCGCGAGCGGATCGGCCAGCCGGCCACGCGCGTGGCCTATTCCTGA
- a CDS encoding LrgB family protein, which produces MKLELMPVFWLALTLGAYIFSRWIYRRTGRYLLSPLILVPALLLAVAVPMKTAYAEYATDTHWLMLVLGPVTVAFAVPIWQQRRLLARHWSALLLGMVAGSAASIGTSFGLAKALALNSSVTMSLLPRSITTPFAMPVSSDLGGVPELTAVFVMFTGVFGAMLGGVLLKWLPLRTPLARGALFGVGAHGAGVSRAREVGGEEGSVAGLVMVLTGLLNLFAVPLLAALL; this is translated from the coding sequence GTGAAGCTTGAACTGATGCCAGTGTTCTGGCTCGCCCTGACCCTGGGCGCCTACATCTTCAGTCGCTGGATTTATCGTCGCACCGGCCGCTATCTGCTATCGCCGTTGATCCTGGTGCCCGCGCTATTGCTGGCGGTGGCCGTGCCGATGAAAACCGCCTACGCCGAATACGCCACCGACACCCATTGGCTGATGCTGGTGCTGGGGCCGGTGACCGTGGCGTTTGCCGTGCCGATCTGGCAGCAGCGCCGCCTGTTGGCGCGGCATTGGTCGGCGTTGCTGCTGGGGATGGTCGCGGGCAGCGCGGCCTCTATCGGCACCTCGTTCGGGTTGGCCAAGGCGCTGGCGTTAAACAGTTCGGTGACGATGTCGTTGTTGCCGCGTTCGATCACCACGCCGTTTGCCATGCCGGTGTCCTCTGACCTCGGTGGCGTACCGGAACTCACCGCCGTGTTTGTGATGTTCACCGGCGTGTTCGGCGCCATGCTCGGCGGCGTGCTGCTTAAATGGTTGCCGCTGCGTACGCCCTTGGCGCGTGGTGCATTGTTTGGTGTGGGCGCCCATGGCGCGGGTGTCAGCCGCGCGCGGGAAGTGGGCGGCGAAGAAGGCTCGGTGGCGGGGCTGGTGATGGTGCTGACGGGCTTGCTCAACCTGTTCGCCGTGCCTTTATTGGCGGCGCTTCTCTGA
- a CDS encoding DUF1329 domain-containing protein produces MRKIFAVMALSLLAAHVMAAVSPEEAAKLGTSLTPVGAEKAGNADGSIPAWTGGIPKNAGAVDSKGFLADPFANEKPLFVITAATVDKYKDKLSDGQVAMFKRYPETYKIPVYPTHRTVNLPPDIYESIKRSALNVHAINDGNGLENFTGNRYYAFPIPKNGVEVLWNHITRYHGGNLKRIITQATPQTNGSYTPIRFEEEVAVPQAIPDIDQAKAANVLSFFKQSVTAPARLAGNVLLVHETLDQVKEPRLAWIYNAGQRRVRRAPQVSYDGPGTASDGLRTTDNFDMFSGAPDRYDWKLVGKKEMYIPYNSYKLDSPTLKYDDIIKAGHINQDLTRYELHRVWEVVGTVKPSERHIYAKRHMYIDEDSWQVALVDHYDGRGQLWRVAEGHAQFYYDHQVPAYTVETLYDIIAGRYIALGMKNEEKHSFVFGFAAKAADYTPAALRSEGVR; encoded by the coding sequence ATGCGTAAGATATTTGCAGTGATGGCCCTGAGTCTGCTGGCCGCCCACGTGATGGCGGCGGTGTCGCCTGAAGAAGCCGCCAAGCTCGGCACCAGCCTCACACCGGTCGGCGCCGAAAAAGCCGGCAACGCCGACGGCTCGATCCCTGCCTGGACCGGCGGCATCCCCAAAAACGCTGGCGCGGTGGACAGCAAGGGCTTTCTGGCCGACCCGTTTGCCAACGAAAAACCGCTGTTCGTGATCACCGCCGCCACGGTCGACAAATACAAAGACAAACTCTCCGACGGCCAGGTGGCGATGTTCAAGCGCTACCCCGAGACCTACAAGATCCCGGTGTACCCGACCCACCGCACGGTTAACCTGCCGCCGGACATCTACGAGTCGATCAAGCGCAGCGCGTTGAACGTGCACGCGATCAACGACGGCAATGGCCTGGAAAACTTCACCGGCAACCGCTACTACGCCTTCCCGATTCCGAAGAATGGCGTGGAAGTGTTGTGGAACCACATCACCCGTTACCACGGCGGCAACCTCAAGCGCATCATCACCCAGGCCACCCCGCAAACGAATGGCAGCTACACGCCGATCCGCTTCGAAGAAGAAGTGGCGGTGCCTCAAGCCATCCCCGATATCGACCAGGCCAAGGCGGCCAACGTGCTGAGCTTCTTCAAGCAATCGGTGACTGCCCCGGCACGCCTGGCGGGCAACGTGCTGCTGGTGCACGAAACTCTCGACCAGGTGAAGGAGCCGCGCCTGGCCTGGATCTACAACGCCGGCCAGCGCCGTGTGCGCCGCGCCCCGCAAGTGTCTTACGACGGCCCGGGCACCGCCTCCGACGGCCTGCGCACCACCGACAACTTTGACATGTTCTCCGGTGCCCCCGACCGCTACGACTGGAAGCTGGTGGGCAAAAAAGAAATGTACATCCCCTACAACAGCTACAAGCTCGATTCGCCGACCCTCAAGTACGACGACATCATCAAGGCCGGGCATATCAATCAGGACCTGACCCGTTATGAGCTGCACCGGGTGTGGGAAGTAGTCGGCACCGTCAAGCCGAGCGAGCGGCACATTTACGCCAAGCGCCACATGTACATCGACGAAGACAGCTGGCAAGTTGCGCTGGTGGATCACTACGACGGCCGTGGCCAACTGTGGCGTGTCGCCGAAGGCCATGCGCAGTTCTACTACGACCACCAAGTGCCGGCCTACACCGTGGAAACGCTGTACGACATCATCGCCGGGCGCTACATCGCGCTGGGGATGAAGAACGAGGAGAAACACAGTTTCGTGTTCGGCTTTGCGGCCAAGGCGGCGGACTACACCCCGGCGGCGTTGAGGTCTGAGGGCGTGCGCTGA